Proteins encoded within one genomic window of Oryza glaberrima chromosome 12, OglaRS2, whole genome shotgun sequence:
- the LOC127757846 gene encoding putative cyclin-dependent kinase F-2, with protein MERYECLGKIGEGAAGVVHVARDRTTGETVAVKRLLGGIGCGEEEWLREARCLQACRGHPHLVELRAAHREMRRGGGGACCYVVMEYVDGPSLSRVVREERRGRPFPEAEARRLMRQLLDGVAAMHAAGVMHRDLKPDNVVVGPRGDLKICDFGMSRVTAAGAPPYTSPVVTLWYRAPELILGSQEYDSLVDTWSLGCIMAELLAGAPLFPGRSEMDQLNRVFDTVGMQDMKSWPGFARLPRAESALCSRARPPSRLREMFPKLSAAGFDVLSGLLACRPDRRLTAADALRCAWFTEADTPPDATPVTCGSARFTPCVSGVADAIVV; from the coding sequence aTGGAGCGCTACGAGTGTCTCGGCAAGAtcggggagggcgccgccggcgtggtgCACGTGGCGCGGGACCGGACGACAGGGGAGACCGTCGCCGTGAAGCGCCTCCTCGGAGGGATCGGCTGCGGCGAGGAGGAGTGGCTCCGGGAGGCGCGGTGCCTGCAGGCGTGCCGCGGCCACCCGCACCTCGTCGAGCTCCGCGCCGCGCACCGGGAGatgaggaggggcggcggcggcgcgtgctgCTACGTCGTGATGGAGTACGTCGACGGGCCGAGCCTGTCGCGCGTGGtgcgggaggagcggcgcgggaGGCCGTTCCCGGAGGCCGAGGCGCGGCGGCTGATGCGGCAGCTCCTCGACGGCGTCGCGGCGATGCACGCGGCGGGGGTCATGCATCGGGACCTCAAGCCGGacaacgtcgtcgtcggcccCCGCGGCGACCTCAAGATCTGCGACTTCGGCATGTCGCGGGTCACcgcggccggcgcgccgccgtacACGTCGCCCGTCGTCACGCTGTGGTACCGCGCGCCGGAGCTCATCCTGGGGTCGCAGGAGTACGACTCCCTCGTCGACACGTGGTCGCTCGGATGCATCATGgccgagctcctcgccggcgctccGCTCTTCCCCGGGAGGTCGGAAATGGACCAGCTGAACAGGGTGTTCGACACGGTCGGAATGCAGGACATGAAGTCGTGGCCGGGCTTCGCTCGCCTGCCGCGCGCCGAGTCCGCGCTCTGCAGCCGCGCCAGGCCGCCGAGCAGGCTCCGGGAGATGTTCCCCAAGCTGTCCGCCGCCGGGTTCGACGTGCTGAGCGGGCTGCTCGCTTGCCGGCCGGACAGGCGGCTCACCGCGGCGGACGCGCTCCGGTGCGCGTGGTTCACGGAGGCTGACACGCCGCCCGACGCCACGCCGGTCACCTGCGGCAGCGCTCGCTTCACTCCCTGCGTCTCCGGTGTTGCTGACGCAATTGTTGTATAA